In Streptantibioticus cattleyicolor NRRL 8057 = DSM 46488, a genomic segment contains:
- a CDS encoding polysaccharide deacetylase family protein, with product MEPLRVPGPGRRARRLPVLLALLALTVTPAPVRATAVPDDCRRPVAQPAAPTGMSGAVNRRIATSERVVALTFNAAWDDSGVPEVLGVLRRHKAPATFFMTGRFAERHPAAARAIAAEHGVASHSYRHPDFAGLTRQEACREVRRADRAIRRATGAVPLPFFRFPYSSVPPERLADVNALGFADVEYSADTNGYLGERGGMTVAKAVSRALDALGPGEIVQMHVGAGDGGPGLDAPALPLIIDTVRARGYRVVDLRALLKPPLPGRGPRTWPASGRR from the coding sequence ATGGAACCCCTCCGTGTGCCGGGGCCGGGGCGACGCGCCCGCCGGCTGCCCGTGCTCCTCGCGCTCCTGGCCCTGACGGTGACGCCGGCCCCGGTACGGGCGACGGCCGTCCCGGACGACTGTCGGCGGCCGGTGGCCCAACCGGCGGCGCCTACGGGGATGTCGGGCGCGGTCAACCGCAGGATCGCCACCTCCGAGCGCGTGGTGGCGCTGACGTTCAACGCGGCGTGGGACGACAGCGGGGTGCCCGAGGTGCTCGGGGTGCTGCGGCGGCACAAGGCACCGGCCACGTTCTTCATGACCGGACGGTTCGCCGAACGCCACCCGGCGGCGGCACGGGCGATCGCCGCCGAGCACGGCGTAGCCAGCCATTCGTACCGTCACCCCGATTTCGCCGGGCTGACCCGTCAGGAGGCGTGCCGGGAGGTGCGGCGGGCGGACCGGGCGATCCGCCGGGCGACCGGTGCGGTGCCGCTGCCGTTCTTCCGCTTCCCGTACAGCTCCGTGCCGCCCGAACGGCTCGCGGACGTCAACGCGTTGGGCTTCGCGGACGTGGAGTACTCCGCCGACACCAACGGCTACCTCGGGGAGCGCGGCGGGATGACGGTCGCCAAGGCGGTCTCGCGGGCCCTCGACGCGCTCGGCCCGGGGGAGATCGTCCAGATGCACGTCGGGGCAGGCGACGGCGGCCCGGGGCTGGACGCGCCCGCGTTGCCGCTGATCATCGACACGGTACGGGCCCGTGGCTACCGCGTCGTCGACCTGCGGGCGCTGCTCAAACCGCCGCTTCCAGGGCGAGGACCGCGAACGTGGCCAGCCAGTGGTCGCCGGTGA